The following are from one region of the Rosettibacter firmus genome:
- the pnp gene encoding polyribonucleotide nucleotidyltransferase, translated as MVYTKEVQIGKHKLIFETGKLAKQANGAVMVRYGDTMVLVTAVMGDVRDDIDFFPLNVEYREKSFAAGKIPGGFIKREGKPSEKEILSARLIDRPIRPLFPDNFFNDTQIVAFVYSFDNENDADVIAACGASAALVISDIPFLEPIGEVRVGRINGEFIINPTLQQIEESDLELVVAGTESSIMMVEGEAKEISEEDMLNALKFAHVEIKKIVQAQKELRELCGKPKLEVPPKVIDENLLKDVKELAYDKIKAVVATVLSKEERSNKNKEIEEEVLNALAEKYPEQEKVIKEILHDIEKELMRKRILQEGIRLDGRKTNEIRPISIELGLLPRPHGSALFTRGETQSLTTLTLGTKQDEQIIDGLQAEFRKRFILHYNFPSFSVGEVGKYSGVGRREVGHGNLAERSLKNVIPSEDKFPYMIRLNSDILESNGSSSMATVCAGSLALMDGGVPIKTAIAGIAMGLVKEGDQYAILSDILGNEDHLGDMDFKVAGSEKGITGFQMDIKIQGISYEIMEKALQQAKEGRLHILKIMNQAISEPRPHISIYAPTLLSTKIPTDKIGAVIGPGGKIIQKIQKDYNVEIVIDEDGTVNISGQDAKQAREAKEYIKWLTAEPEVGKNYNGKVVRVADFGAFVEILPGVQGLLHISQIDNKKIEKVSDVLKEGDTIRVKLLSIDGNKYSLSRKALLKEKEDSNSEEK; from the coding sequence ATGGTATATACAAAAGAAGTACAAATTGGCAAGCACAAATTGATATTTGAAACAGGTAAATTAGCCAAACAGGCTAATGGTGCCGTCATGGTTCGCTATGGCGATACAATGGTGCTTGTAACTGCAGTAATGGGTGATGTTAGAGATGATATAGACTTTTTCCCTCTTAATGTTGAATATCGCGAAAAATCATTTGCTGCCGGAAAAATTCCCGGAGGTTTTATAAAACGCGAAGGGAAACCGAGTGAAAAAGAAATTTTAAGTGCAAGATTAATTGATAGACCTATTCGACCATTGTTCCCGGATAACTTTTTTAACGATACTCAAATTGTTGCCTTTGTTTATTCATTCGACAATGAAAATGATGCTGATGTAATTGCTGCTTGCGGTGCTTCGGCTGCATTGGTGATTTCTGATATTCCATTTCTTGAACCAATTGGTGAAGTGAGAGTTGGTAGAATTAATGGTGAATTCATTATTAACCCAACTTTACAACAAATTGAAGAAAGTGATCTCGAATTGGTTGTTGCTGGTACGGAAAGCTCGATTATGATGGTAGAAGGTGAAGCAAAGGAAATTAGTGAAGAAGATATGCTTAATGCACTAAAATTTGCTCATGTCGAAATTAAAAAAATTGTTCAGGCTCAAAAAGAATTGAGAGAACTTTGTGGCAAACCTAAATTGGAAGTTCCACCAAAAGTAATTGACGAAAATCTTCTTAAAGATGTTAAAGAATTAGCATATGATAAAATAAAAGCTGTAGTTGCAACTGTTTTATCGAAAGAAGAACGCTCGAATAAAAATAAAGAGATCGAAGAAGAAGTATTAAATGCCCTTGCTGAAAAATATCCTGAACAGGAAAAAGTAATAAAAGAGATTCTTCATGATATCGAAAAAGAATTGATGCGTAAGAGAATTCTTCAAGAAGGTATACGACTTGATGGAAGAAAAACTAATGAGATAAGACCTATATCAATTGAACTTGGATTATTACCTCGTCCTCATGGTTCTGCTTTGTTTACTCGCGGAGAAACACAAAGCTTAACTACATTAACACTAGGTACAAAACAGGACGAACAAATTATTGATGGTCTTCAAGCAGAATTTAGAAAAAGATTTATACTTCATTATAACTTTCCTTCTTTTAGCGTTGGCGAAGTTGGTAAATATTCAGGTGTTGGAAGAAGGGAAGTTGGTCATGGTAATCTTGCAGAACGTTCTCTAAAAAATGTTATTCCATCAGAAGATAAATTTCCATACATGATTCGCCTTAACTCCGATATCCTTGAATCAAATGGTTCATCTTCTATGGCTACTGTTTGTGCTGGTTCTTTAGCTCTTATGGATGGTGGAGTTCCTATTAAAACTGCTATTGCTGGAATTGCAATGGGACTTGTAAAAGAAGGTGATCAATATGCAATACTTTCTGATATTTTAGGCAACGAAGATCATTTAGGCGATATGGATTTTAAAGTTGCAGGTTCCGAAAAAGGAATTACTGGATTTCAAATGGATATTAAAATTCAGGGTATTTCTTATGAGATTATGGAAAAAGCATTACAACAGGCAAAAGAAGGTAGATTGCATATTCTTAAAATTATGAATCAAGCAATTTCGGAACCACGACCTCATATTTCTATTTATGCACCTACACTTCTTTCAACAAAAATTCCTACAGATAAAATTGGTGCTGTTATTGGTCCAGGTGGAAAGATTATCCAAAAAATTCAAAAAGATTATAATGTAGAAATTGTTATTGATGAAGATGGAACGGTTAATATTTCTGGTCAGGATGCTAAACAGGCAAGAGAAGCAAAAGAATATATAAAATGGTTAACCGCTGAACCTGAAGTGGGTAAAAATTATAATGGTAAAGTTGTTCGTGTTGCAGACTTTGGTGCCTTTGTAGAAATTTTACCAGGTGTTCAAGGATTATTACACATTTCACAAATCGATAATAAAAAAATTGAAAAAGTATCGGATGTTTTAAAGGAAGGTGATACAATCAGAGTTAAACTTCTTAGCATTGATGGAAATAAATATTCTTTATCACGAAAAGCATTATTAAAAGAAAAAGAAGATTCAAATTCAGAAGAAAAATGA
- the truB gene encoding tRNA pseudouridine(55) synthase TruB — MKVITKKISNDYVPNFQEGEIILINKPLKKTSFDVVHKIRKAVNVKKVGHAGTLDPMATGLLIVCTGKKTKEITTLSKLNKTYSGIISLGKTTPSFDLETDFDSEKDFDYVTEDMIYKVRDTFLGLIEQIPPMYSAIKKNGKALYKLARKGIEVEREPRKIFIYKFDINKIDLPDIYFEITCSSGTYIRVIAKDFGDKLGCGAYLKALRRTQIGDYCIEDAFEINEFFDYLKSLSFSVN; from the coding sequence ATGAAAGTGATAACAAAAAAAATATCGAATGATTATGTCCCTAACTTTCAGGAAGGAGAAATTATTCTTATTAATAAACCATTAAAAAAGACTTCTTTTGATGTTGTTCATAAAATTAGAAAAGCAGTTAATGTAAAAAAAGTGGGACATGCTGGAACACTCGACCCAATGGCAACAGGATTGTTAATTGTATGTACGGGAAAGAAAACCAAGGAGATTACAACTTTATCAAAATTAAATAAAACTTATTCTGGAATAATCTCATTAGGTAAAACAACACCATCTTTTGACCTGGAAACAGATTTTGATTCCGAAAAAGATTTTGATTATGTAACTGAAGATATGATCTATAAAGTGCGTGATACTTTTCTGGGTTTAATAGAACAAATTCCACCAATGTATTCTGCAATTAAAAAAAATGGAAAAGCACTTTATAAATTAGCACGCAAAGGTATTGAAGTAGAAAGAGAACCAAGAAAAATTTTTATATATAAATTTGATATTAATAAAATTGATTTACCCGATATTTATTTTGAAATTACATGTTCTTCGGGTACTTATATTCGAGTTATAGCAAAAGACTTTGGTGATAAACTTGGTTGTGGTGCTTATTTGAAAGCTTTACGAAGAACTCAGATTGGTGATTATTGCATCGAAGATGCATTCGAAATAAATGAATTCTTTGATTACTTAAAATCACTTTCTTTTTCTGTAAATTGA
- the gcvT gene encoding glycine cleavage system aminomethyltransferase GcvT, which yields MKKTKFYSIHEKLGARIVEFAGFYMPIQYSSIIAEHKAVRSAVGVFDVSHMGEIFVRGKNALDFVQHITINDASILKNGRVQYSAMCYPDGGIVDDLLVYKLNDDEFMFVVNASNKDKDYQWMISNNIFDVEITDESDDYSLLAVQGPKSKDVIQKICDRPLDLEYYHFFFAKVAGVNMIVSRTGYTGELGFELYFKGDENTATKVWNELFEAGKYENITPAGLGARDSLRLEMGYCLYGNDINETTNPLEANLGWITKLKKNSFIGKESLLKIKEEGLKRKLVPLISEEKAFPRHGYDLVADGKKVGEITSGTVSPILEKAIALGYVSIDYAKEGTQINFLIRGKEIPAYITKLPFVKN from the coding sequence ATGAAAAAAACAAAATTCTATTCCATTCATGAAAAACTTGGAGCCAGGATAGTAGAGTTTGCCGGGTTCTATATGCCTATTCAATATTCATCTATTATTGCCGAACATAAAGCTGTTCGTTCAGCTGTTGGAGTTTTTGATGTATCTCATATGGGAGAAATATTTGTTCGCGGAAAAAATGCTCTGGACTTTGTTCAACATATAACAATTAATGATGCTTCAATTTTAAAAAATGGTAGAGTTCAATATTCTGCTATGTGTTATCCAGATGGTGGAATTGTTGATGATTTACTCGTTTACAAATTAAACGATGATGAATTTATGTTTGTTGTTAATGCATCGAATAAAGATAAAGATTATCAATGGATGATTAGCAATAATATTTTTGATGTGGAAATTACTGATGAGAGCGATGATTATTCTTTACTTGCTGTTCAGGGACCAAAATCAAAAGATGTAATTCAAAAAATTTGTGATAGACCACTTGATCTGGAATATTACCACTTCTTTTTTGCTAAAGTTGCTGGTGTCAATATGATTGTTTCTCGAACAGGATATACCGGAGAACTGGGTTTTGAGTTGTATTTTAAAGGTGATGAAAATACAGCAACAAAAGTATGGAATGAATTATTTGAAGCAGGGAAATATGAAAATATTACACCTGCTGGATTAGGAGCAAGAGATTCTTTAAGATTGGAAATGGGATATTGTTTATATGGAAATGATATTAACGAAACTACAAATCCTCTTGAAGCTAATCTTGGCTGGATTACAAAACTCAAAAAGAATTCTTTTATTGGAAAAGAATCTCTTTTGAAGATAAAAGAAGAAGGATTAAAAAGAAAATTAGTCCCGTTAATTTCAGAAGAAAAAGCATTTCCACGTCATGGTTACGATTTAGTTGCAGATGGTAAAAAAGTTGGAGAGATTACAAGTGGTACTGTGAGCCCGATACTTGAAAAAGCAATTGCACTTGGTTATGTTTCTATTGATTATGCAAAAGAAGGAACTCAAATTAACTTTTTAATTAGAGGAAAAGAAATACCTGCATATATTACTAAATTACCATTTGTGAAGAACTAA
- a CDS encoding Rne/Rng family ribonuclease, producing the protein MNKEIIISSSTTQNRVAITEDGSLVDFFVENPEKQRMVGDIYLGRVARVLPGIRAAFIDIGLKHDAFLHFSDIGERTEALQGIFDDDEPDDDDDSNQPENNGFSSVVTESQLDENKKDVKTIVRERTIPKLKKGQEILVQILKEPVKDKGVRVTSSVSIPGRFCVLLPMDNKIGVSKKITDIRERKRLRRIARSIIPENCGLIIRTAAKDQDEETLAGDLKYLVKIWEDIQEDAKKLEPPAILYKDLSTTISVIRDLFTPDVSKVFVDSKKLWKEIRNYVQFVQPSLLDRIELYKGEEPIFEAFKIEEQIKTLMGRKVPLPSGGHIVIEHTEAMTVIDVNSGRYAAKKEQELNSLKTDLEAAREIVRQLRLRDIGGLIVVDFIDLEDEKNRKKIYDELKKEFKKDRAKTALLPMTEFGLMQITRERVRENIVQSLTEVCPYCQGTGLLTKKSNVIHEIEKWLQRYRLEGKHKFLKLIVHPSLGEKLKEGFISTLTKIQFKYFVRLKLVKDEKMDPSSFRIVVSRTGEDITENFA; encoded by the coding sequence ATGAATAAAGAAATTATAATTAGTTCTTCCACAACACAGAATAGAGTAGCAATCACCGAAGATGGAAGCCTTGTCGATTTTTTTGTTGAAAACCCAGAAAAACAAAGAATGGTTGGCGATATCTATCTTGGAAGAGTTGCAAGAGTTTTACCTGGAATTAGAGCAGCTTTCATCGATATTGGTTTGAAACATGATGCATTTCTGCACTTCTCAGATATTGGAGAACGCACAGAAGCTCTCCAGGGTATTTTTGATGATGACGAACCCGATGACGATGATGATAGTAACCAACCAGAAAATAATGGTTTCTCTTCGGTAGTAACAGAATCGCAATTAGATGAAAATAAAAAAGATGTAAAAACTATTGTTAGAGAACGTACTATCCCAAAATTGAAAAAAGGACAGGAAATTCTTGTCCAAATTCTTAAAGAACCTGTAAAAGATAAAGGTGTTCGTGTTACTTCTTCTGTATCTATCCCGGGTAGATTTTGTGTGCTCCTTCCAATGGATAATAAAATTGGTGTGTCAAAAAAGATTACAGATATTCGAGAAAGAAAAAGATTAAGAAGAATTGCAAGAAGTATTATTCCAGAAAATTGCGGTCTTATTATTCGTACTGCTGCTAAAGATCAGGACGAAGAAACTCTTGCCGGTGATTTAAAATATCTTGTGAAGATATGGGAAGATATTCAAGAAGATGCTAAAAAACTTGAACCCCCGGCAATTCTTTATAAAGATTTGAGTACTACAATCAGTGTTATACGGGATCTATTCACTCCAGATGTTTCAAAAGTATTTGTTGATTCAAAAAAATTATGGAAAGAAATTCGTAATTATGTACAATTTGTTCAGCCTTCTCTTCTTGATAGAATTGAACTTTATAAAGGTGAAGAGCCAATATTCGAAGCATTTAAAATTGAAGAACAAATAAAAACATTAATGGGACGCAAAGTTCCTTTGCCCAGTGGTGGTCATATAGTAATTGAACATACAGAAGCTATGACTGTAATTGATGTTAATAGTGGAAGATATGCTGCTAAAAAAGAACAGGAACTTAATTCGCTTAAAACAGATCTGGAAGCTGCACGCGAAATTGTTCGACAATTAAGATTACGTGATATTGGTGGTTTGATTGTAGTAGATTTCATAGATCTCGAAGATGAAAAAAACAGAAAAAAAATTTATGATGAACTAAAAAAAGAATTTAAAAAAGATCGTGCAAAAACTGCATTACTTCCAATGACCGAATTTGGATTAATGCAAATAACAAGAGAAAGAGTAAGAGAAAATATAGTACAATCACTAACAGAAGTTTGTCCTTATTGTCAAGGAACAGGTTTATTAACTAAAAAATCCAATGTTATTCACGAAATAGAAAAATGGCTTCAAAGATATAGATTAGAGGGAAAACATAAATTTCTCAAGCTTATAGTGCATCCTTCTCTGGGCGAAAAATTAAAAGAAGGATTTATTTCAACACTTACTAAAATTCAATTTAAATATTTCGTTCGTTTGAAATTAGTAAAAGATGAAAAAATGGATCCATCATCTTTCAGAATAGTTGTTTCAAGAACTGGAGAAGATATTACAGAAAACTTTGCATAA
- the rpsO gene encoding 30S ribosomal protein S15 — translation MSISKERKLELIKKYGKNEKDSGTPEVQIAILTERINNLTAHFEAHKKDHASRRGLMQMVGKRRRLLDYLMKKDIERYRNIIKELNIRK, via the coding sequence ATGTCAATTTCAAAAGAAAGGAAACTTGAACTAATTAAAAAATATGGTAAGAACGAAAAAGATAGTGGTACACCAGAAGTTCAGATAGCAATTTTAACTGAACGAATCAATAATCTTACAGCTCACTTCGAAGCTCACAAGAAAGATCATGCATCCCGAAGAGGATTAATGCAAATGGTGGGAAAAAGAAGAAGATTACTTGATTATCTAATGAAGAAAGATATTGAAAGATATCGTAATATAATTAAAGAACTAAACATCAGAAAATAG
- a CDS encoding bifunctional riboflavin kinase/FAD synthetase yields the protein MKVYKDISEFKKDKITAITVGSFDGLHIGHQKILKKLLEITNQINGTSVLLTFDPHPRMVISKNFDFKILTTLEEKISLLEKYGIENLIIQNFTKEFSNISSDDFIKKILVDKIGISHIIIGHDHKFGKDRLGDEKKLKELGDIYNFNVTSVEAEIIDGQIVSSTKIRKALMEGDIEKVNLFLGRNYSIIGKVVEGAKRGKMLGFPTANIQLNDSNKAIPAGGVYAVNVKLRDQNYSGIMNIGKRPTFESNNHTVLEVNLFDFNDNIYNEIIQVDFIKRIRDEKKFESKDELINQIKYDIQKAKEILTN from the coding sequence ATGAAAGTTTATAAAGATATATCAGAATTTAAAAAAGATAAAATAACAGCAATTACTGTTGGAAGTTTTGATGGATTACATATTGGACATCAAAAAATTTTAAAAAAGTTATTAGAAATTACCAATCAAATTAATGGAACAAGTGTTCTTTTAACTTTTGATCCGCATCCAAGAATGGTAATTTCAAAAAATTTTGATTTTAAAATTCTAACAACTCTTGAAGAGAAAATATCTTTACTTGAAAAATATGGCATCGAAAATCTTATTATACAGAATTTTACAAAAGAGTTTTCGAATATATCATCAGATGATTTTATTAAAAAAATTCTGGTTGACAAAATTGGTATATCTCATATAATAATTGGACATGATCATAAATTTGGTAAAGATAGATTGGGAGACGAAAAGAAATTAAAAGAATTAGGCGACATTTATAATTTTAATGTAACATCTGTTGAAGCTGAAATTATAGATGGACAGATTGTAAGTAGTACAAAAATTCGAAAAGCTTTAATGGAAGGTGATATAGAAAAAGTTAATTTGTTTCTGGGAAGAAATTACTCTATTATTGGTAAAGTTGTTGAAGGAGCTAAACGTGGAAAAATGCTTGGTTTTCCAACTGCAAACATACAACTAAATGATTCTAATAAAGCTATACCTGCAGGAGGAGTTTATGCTGTTAATGTAAAGCTAAGAGATCAAAATTATTCTGGAATAATGAACATTGGAAAAAGACCAACTTTTGAAAGTAATAATCATACAGTACTCGAAGTAAATCTTTTTGATTTTAATGATAATATTTACAATGAAATAATTCAGGTTGATTTTATTAAAAGAATTCGTGATGAGAAAAAATTTGAATCAAAAGATGAATTGATAAATCAAATTAAATATGATATACAAAAAGCAAAAGAAATCTTAACTAATTAA
- the fsa gene encoding fructose-6-phosphate aldolase, producing MKFFIDSANINHIKEAASYGLLDGVTTNPTLVAKEGKNFRELLEEIVKIVDGPISAEVIATDYEGILKEARELSKIHRNIVVKIPLIKEGIKAVKTLSSEGIKTNVTLCFSPSQAILAAKAGATYVSPFVGRLDDISHEGMALIAQIIQIYKNYDFKTEVIVASIRHPLHVVEAAMMGAHIATMPFDVIEKLFKHPLTDIGLEKFLSDWKKLNQS from the coding sequence ATGAAATTTTTTATAGATTCAGCAAACATTAATCATATTAAAGAAGCAGCTTCTTATGGTTTATTAGATGGTGTAACTACAAATCCAACACTTGTAGCTAAAGAAGGAAAAAATTTTAGAGAATTATTAGAAGAAATTGTAAAAATTGTTGACGGTCCAATTAGTGCAGAAGTAATTGCTACAGATTATGAAGGTATTCTTAAAGAAGCAAGAGAACTTTCTAAAATTCATAGAAATATTGTTGTAAAAATTCCTTTAATTAAAGAAGGAATAAAAGCAGTTAAAACACTCTCTTCCGAAGGAATAAAAACTAATGTAACATTGTGTTTTTCTCCTTCTCAAGCAATCCTTGCAGCAAAAGCAGGTGCAACTTATGTAAGTCCTTTTGTTGGTAGACTGGATGATATCAGTCACGAAGGAATGGCTTTAATTGCTCAGATTATTCAAATCTATAAAAATTATGATTTTAAAACTGAAGTTATAGTTGCAAGTATACGACATCCTTTACATGTTGTAGAAGCTGCAATGATGGGAGCTCACATTGCTACAATGCCTTTCGATGTTATTGAAAAACTTTTTAAACATCCATTAACAGATATTGGCTTAGAAAAATTTTTGTCAGACTGGAAAAAACTTAATCAATCATAA
- the dusB gene encoding tRNA dihydrouridine synthase DusB: MKIGNVDIGKKLFLAPMAEITDSSFRRICKEHGAGFTFTQMVSAAGVIKNNFFTLRNLSFHKSEKPIGVQLLGNDPVIIGDAVKEISSFKPDLIDLNCGCPVQKVTANFMGAALLDDPNVIGKLVLSMVKSSNGIPISVKIRLGRNKKNINVIDVAKAVEDNGGSLIFIHARTRDEKYDTEPHWQWIKKVKETVKIPVVGNGSLFYPDDIKKMIDETNCDSAMIARGAIGNPFIFERYNSIIETGIDPGEPSVEYIKNVLLRQINLLEEEYGEYNCLDKVKKNIIWYFRNFEGIQILMEKVFSQKDLASLKLLVDEHVEKIQSNFYKIQDSDYINSKFKKKVLFWLENDYEEIQ, from the coding sequence ATGAAAATTGGAAATGTTGATATTGGCAAAAAACTTTTTCTTGCACCAATGGCAGAAATTACAGATTCATCCTTCAGAAGAATTTGTAAAGAGCATGGTGCAGGTTTTACTTTTACTCAAATGGTTAGTGCTGCAGGAGTTATTAAAAATAACTTTTTTACACTTCGAAATCTTTCCTTCCATAAATCCGAAAAACCAATTGGCGTTCAATTGCTCGGGAATGATCCTGTAATAATTGGCGATGCTGTAAAAGAAATTTCCAGTTTTAAACCTGATTTAATTGATTTAAACTGTGGTTGTCCTGTTCAAAAGGTTACTGCTAATTTTATGGGTGCTGCTTTACTGGACGATCCAAATGTAATTGGGAAACTTGTATTAAGTATGGTAAAATCATCAAATGGAATTCCAATCTCTGTAAAAATTCGGCTGGGTAGAAATAAAAAAAATATAAATGTTATTGATGTTGCAAAAGCAGTCGAAGATAATGGAGGTTCTTTGATCTTTATTCATGCCAGAACAAGAGATGAAAAATATGATACAGAACCCCACTGGCAGTGGATAAAAAAAGTCAAAGAAACTGTAAAAATACCTGTTGTAGGCAATGGTTCCCTTTTTTATCCCGATGATATTAAAAAAATGATTGATGAGACAAATTGCGATTCTGCTATGATTGCACGTGGAGCAATTGGAAATCCATTCATCTTTGAAAGATATAATTCAATTATAGAAACAGGAATTGATCCAGGAGAACCTTCTGTTGAATACATAAAAAATGTTTTATTAAGACAAATAAATTTGCTTGAAGAAGAATATGGTGAATATAATTGTCTTGATAAAGTAAAGAAAAATATTATCTGGTATTTCAGAAATTTTGAAGGAATTCAAATATTGATGGAAAAAGTTTTTTCCCAAAAAGATCTGGCTTCATTAAAATTATTAGTTGATGAACATGTAGAGAAAATTCAGTCTAATTTTTATAAAATTCAGGATAGTGATTATATAAATTCAAAATTCAAGAAAAAAGTATTATTCTGGTTAGAAAATGATTATGAAGAGATACAATAA
- the rbfA gene encoding 30S ribosome-binding factor RbfA, which yields MPSYRIERVASLIKEELSLIFLHKIQDPKLSIITVTNIKVSPDLRHTKVYLSVYDKNKRKEVLEKVNELKGWIRTQLAGRIQIRFVPELDFYIDDTLDYVEKIEGIIKKIHESDNKKNIE from the coding sequence ATGCCATCGTACAGAATAGAAAGAGTTGCAAGCTTAATTAAAGAAGAACTGAGTTTGATTTTTCTACATAAAATTCAAGATCCTAAACTCAGTATTATTACTGTTACCAATATTAAAGTAAGTCCCGACTTACGACATACAAAAGTTTATCTTTCTGTTTACGATAAAAATAAACGTAAAGAAGTTCTTGAAAAAGTAAATGAATTAAAAGGCTGGATTCGTACACAACTTGCAGGTAGAATTCAGATAAGATTTGTACCAGAACTGGATTTCTATATTGATGATACGTTAGATTATGTTGAAAAGATTGAAGGAATTATAAAAAAGATTCATGAAAGTGATAACAAAAAAAATATCGAATGA